Genomic segment of Dunckerocampus dactyliophorus isolate RoL2022-P2 chromosome 13, RoL_Ddac_1.1, whole genome shotgun sequence:
CAACTCCGCTTCTCTTCCCCTCCCAGTGAAGAGAGTCCGAATCTTGTTCTACTGGTTTGGACGTGTGTAGACCCAGAAACCTGATCTGCCTTGTAAACATTAAGTAGCTGATGGTGCTGAGCTGTACTGTCAATCATGTCAATGCTCTTACTTGTCAATCAACTTCTTATTGATGGGCTATTTTCTTGCTCACAGGTGGCAGTGGGATCAcgtaactttttctttttttttttcctttctttgtgtttgtttttctgctAGCGTGTGCTTACTTGATGCCGCGCCCGCATTTAGTTGGCAAAGCGTGCTATTTTTGGTGGCTCCGTGGTCTGTTAAAAGTGTGGTTGTTCCGCCCAGCAGGAGTCTTGCCTCAGACTGGCCTAAAATGGGCAGAAATGGCGGTGAACAAAAGCTGCTTGTCGCTCATACAAACGTACTAGAAGCGTTGCAGCCGGGACCACGCTGCTATGCTATTGCCTGTGCCTCTCAACAGGAAAGGTATAGCAAACTTTTTACAGACGACAAAAACCCAACTACAACAAACAGACACTTTGTTTACTGTAGCGTCCTGTAGAGTTTATTCACTGATTCTTACACTCGGACTGGATTTACACTGCATGGTTTGACATCAGACTGGCTGTACTTAGTCAATGCCATCCAAATGCATTGACCATTAAAGATGATGTGAAGTCTGGTACATTAGCAGTACAGACAATTAGATATGACGTAAATATTAAGGATCTACCGGTATGAGTCTTAAAATGCAATATCAAACAAACTGctagcaggtaattctccaataaaagtctaaaaaaataatattcattTTACAAGGTTTATTTTTCggacatgttatttttttgtcaagttCCTTATTgactgaagtgcagcattaatagttccagcatGTAGTCCCGTtccccatctctactgaacaatggcagcacaaAGCTTTCGTCTCATCCACTTGTCTGTGTTCATTGCCATATTTCACTGGGAAGGCCAGGTGTTCCCAAACATAAGATTGAAAAGACAGAATAGAGTTTCCAAGCCCTTGCTTCTCCTTGGAATTATTGCTAGCCAAAGACTGGGCTGCACAGTATTTACCGAGCAGACGTGACTAGGGATAGGAATCAAAAACCGGATGATAACAGGGCAACTTGCGATACTTGCAAAGTAGCTATTGCATCAAACAGAGGAAATACTACCAATATGCAGCAACATTTGCACACACAGCATGAATGAATGTCATGTGCAGGCGTCGTCCTCCCTGTCTGAGAGGGTGTTCTTCACAGCTGGAGACGCCAAAAGTCCAGAAAGAAGCAGATATGCTTATTTTTCTGCAAAAGAATTGTTAATTCTTAATAGTTGATTGTTGCAGAATTGCATTGGACTTGacttcattgtatttgtcattttttgtattgttgtttttgaGTGCCCAGCTCATACACTACGTCGTTTTTTAAAAGTGATAATTTTAAGTTCTATGTTACAAGACATTCTTGTGTAATTGCCACTGAACAATTTATGTTGTATTTACTTAAATTCTACAGaagaataattattattttatatttatttccaaaacAATTTTATTCTGGAGACCCCAGAAGGCTGTGGGCCTCTTATGTCCTCACTGTTGGGTTTGGAAGGCCATGTtatttctaaacaaaacaaagttcatGCTAATCGACCCGTTTGTCCTCCTTTCTTTCAAATGAGCATCGTTAAGCAGGGTCGAAAATGTAACCGGAAGAATCTTACCAATTCCCATCCCTACACGTGACTATAGCGCGaggcacacttcctgtccttcagtgtgtaccgtgtgggaatactgtacatgtaccgTAACACTTCTAGTAAATATGGTGCTATAGCAGTACATAGGCCATTAAATAATGGTGGCCAGTGGAGTAAATGTAAACGcagcaatataaaaaaaaaatggatcacTTGAACATAATGTAAATGTATAGTCAAACAATTTTTGCTATAGGCACTATGGGATGGGGAATTGGGCACGCTGACCTGCAGTGTAAATCCAGCCTCACACAAATctcacccccacacacacacacacacacacacacacacacacacatatacatatgaCATAACAGTTATCCGTAGTTAGTGAACAGTAGGATTGTCAGTGTGATGACTGTGTTGCTGTacgctgctgattttttttgtgtctaatttattcttttttttttttgtcccttggCCGCCAGCAGACAAACGACATGTTTCCAAAGGGTACCAAGCGTAAGTTCTCAGACTCTGGAGAGGAAGCCGTCTCCAGCAGCGGCGAGCAGGGCCCTGTGACACGGACGCCGTCGCCCTCGTACAGCCTGCAGCGCCAGTCGCTGCTGGACATGTCGCTGATCAAGCTGCAGCTGTGCCACATGCTGGTGGAGCCCAACCTGTGCCGCTCGGTGCTCATCGCTAACACGGTGCGGCAGATCCAGGAGGAGATGACGCAGGATGGCACCTGGCAGATCATGACCCAGGCCCTGGCCGCCGCCCAGTGTCCCAGCGACCGCCTGGTGGCCACCGAAGTGCTCTGCAGGCAGTCGGACCCGGCAGTTCAGGTGGGACAGAGCCCCAAGCCCTACCCGGCGGTGGGCTTGGATGAGGGCTACCACTCGGAGGAGGTGGTGATGGAGGGGGACGTGGACAAGGAGGTCATGTCCGCTTTGTCACCCGTTTCGCCGCAGCTATCAACGGCG
This window contains:
- the cdca4 gene encoding cell division cycle-associated protein 4 encodes the protein MFPKGTKRKFSDSGEEAVSSSGEQGPVTRTPSPSYSLQRQSLLDMSLIKLQLCHMLVEPNLCRSVLIANTVRQIQEEMTQDGTWQIMTQALAAAQCPSDRLVATEVLCRQSDPAVQVGQSPKPYPAVGLDEGYHSEEVVMEGDVDKEVMSALSPVSPQLSTASYLAGPFGMGPCWEDQEEDGECEEDEEDDIEDCVSEGEEGERPEADSRSGEQVFGTFEIKHPPPPPDPALEELFSDVDPSYYELDTVLTGMQSAPKMGPYDLLESLSSHGPPSLSSSASCRSDLNELDHIMEIIVGS